The Gemmata palustris genome includes a region encoding these proteins:
- the mobF gene encoding MobF family relaxase produces MLNFEARYNAKTAKAYYMTEQAATPVWFGKAAEMAGLEGEVSHKEFSRLVDGLHPTTGVKLTPRKTQVCLTDVTLSPVKSVAIAISLTGDRERLIEAVQNAALHALSLGEQHAAVQDASNGKKSHIVTTGNWLGVLHAHETTRPDPVTKQSDPGFHLHATLGNSSWNNDRQGWFALKSQYAWEQAPEMEKAFHAKLKENMHALGYKTRSARHNAGWELKGVTPGMIKKFSNRSTFLDRLGEGLSKKKKARLAARERLPKRPDLFVTGEQKERWMSRLTNSERKALSSLLNPTPPDWMVRMRQLRQVAWFKARQQNQESQPRERYIAYG; encoded by the coding sequence ATGTTGAACTTCGAGGCGCGCTACAACGCCAAAACCGCGAAAGCTTACTACATGACTGAACAAGCCGCGACGCCGGTGTGGTTCGGAAAGGCGGCGGAGATGGCCGGGCTCGAGGGGGAGGTTTCGCACAAGGAATTTTCGAGACTGGTGGATGGCCTGCACCCGACGACGGGCGTGAAGCTGACTCCGAGGAAGACGCAGGTGTGCCTGACGGATGTGACGCTGTCCCCGGTGAAGAGCGTGGCGATTGCGATCAGCCTGACGGGGGATCGGGAGCGGTTGATCGAGGCCGTTCAGAACGCGGCCCTCCATGCACTGTCGCTCGGTGAGCAGCACGCGGCGGTGCAGGATGCGAGCAACGGGAAGAAGTCACACATCGTCACCACCGGTAACTGGCTCGGGGTGCTCCACGCTCACGAGACGACACGGCCGGACCCGGTGACGAAACAGTCCGATCCCGGATTCCACCTGCACGCCACGCTCGGGAACAGTTCGTGGAACAACGACCGGCAGGGGTGGTTCGCCCTCAAGTCGCAGTATGCGTGGGAGCAGGCCCCGGAGATGGAGAAGGCGTTTCACGCGAAGCTCAAGGAGAACATGCACGCCCTCGGGTACAAGACGCGGTCCGCACGCCACAACGCCGGGTGGGAGCTGAAGGGCGTCACGCCGGGCATGATTAAGAAATTCTCGAACCGCTCGACGTTCCTGGATCGGCTAGGCGAGGGGCTGAGCAAGAAGAAGAAGGCCCGGCTCGCGGCAAGGGAACGGTTGCCGAAGCGTCCCGACCTGTTCGTTACCGGAGAGCAGAAGGAACGGTGGATGAGTCGGTTGACTAACTCAGAGCGGAAGGCCCTGAGTTCACTGCTGAATCCCACTCCGCCGGACTGGATGGTGCGGATGCGGCAGCTGCGGCAGGTCGCGTGGTTCAAAGCCCGCCAGCAGAACCAGGAATCGCAGCCACGGGAGAGGTACATCGCGTATGGCTGA